The nucleotide sequence GTTATTATTCATCCTGGTTTTAGTTTTAATTATTACCGCCTTAATTTCGCCGGATAGTCAAGTGGGGTTAGTGGTACTAGGAATTTTATCTATCCTTTTTAGACCCCTAGGGTTATCGATTTTACTGTTATTAATTGCTTGCATCTTTATTAAAAATGGTAAAATTGATAAACCAGGACCGTCCTTGATTTTAGTGGCTTTATTAATTTTAATTGTAGCGAGTACCCCTGTCTTTGCGAATTGGCTGGCCCAACAAGTAGAAAAAGTTGCCTTAAAAACTGTACAAACGGATTTATGTTGTGGAGAACGGGCAGGTGCAATTGTATTATTAGGACAGGGAACTACAGAACCGAAATTATCCTATCGTAAACAGATTCAATTAACAGATACGGGCGATCGCATTCCCTACGCAGCCCAACTATTGCGAGAAGATCGAGCCCCGTTTATTATTGTTAGTGCTGGGCCTCGTCACGAATTAGTTAATCCGATCATTGAAGGCAATGATGTCAAAAAACTATTAACTTATATGGGAATTTCCTCAGACCGAATTCTGCTCGAATCTCATGGAGGAAACCTTTATAATAGTGCTGTAGAAATTTATCAGATTATGCAGAAACATCATTTAGGTCGAACAATTATTCTGGTGACTTCTGCCTTAGAAATGCGTCGGGCGAGTTTAACTTTTGCCAGAGTAGGGTTTAAGGTAATTCCCGCACCGACGAATTT is from Planktothrix serta PCC 8927 and encodes:
- a CDS encoding YdcF family protein — its product is MFVTLTRIVFLLLVAAIAFKVWQILGGKDNSLINRLLFILVLVLIITALISPDSQVGLVVLGILSILFRPLGLSILLLLIACIFIKNGKIDKPGPSLILVALLILIVASTPVFANWLAQQVEKVALKTVQTDLCCGERAGAIVLLGQGTTEPKLSYRKQIQLTDTGDRIPYAAQLLREDRAPFIIVSAGPRHELVNPIIEGNDVKKLLTYMGISSDRILLESHGGNLYNSAVEIYQIMQKHHLGRTIILVTSALEMRRASLTFARVGFKVIPAPTNFYTFIHHKKYLRHITGADFAPSAEALLLTTRVLDEYFLTFYYFMRGWLAPSI